In a genomic window of Lottiidibacillus patelloidae:
- a CDS encoding YidH family protein: protein MEKEKKATVDSKYIQQHLANERTFLAWVRTAIAIIGVGFLFSNLHFTMGTSIAKISDLIAVIIGVFSGVIGVGIIILATISYLMKRRDINNQTFTASKPLVIILAVISSIIILIYISYNFI from the coding sequence ATGGAGAAAGAGAAAAAGGCAACCGTAGATTCAAAATATATCCAACAACATTTGGCGAATGAGCGCACTTTTTTAGCCTGGGTCCGCACAGCTATTGCAATTATAGGAGTCGGTTTTTTATTTTCAAATCTGCACTTCACTATGGGTACTTCAATAGCAAAAATAAGTGATTTAATAGCAGTTATTATTGGTGTATTTTCGGGCGTAATAGGTGTAGGTATTATCATTCTAGCCACTATAAGTTATTTAATGAAGCGAAGAGATATTAATAATCAAACTTTTACTGCTTCTAAACCATTAGTAATTATTCTTGCAGTCATTTCTAGTATAATTATCCTTATTTATATTTCATATAATTTTATTTAG
- a CDS encoding TcaA 3rd/4th domain-containing protein — MKISTYINSPKIKTSIILAIILCSFFLFTSFNDGKEETISKFEEAIKNENVKALNDLLFSSEKDLSINEGTTKEILQYIKDNSLQDEIISAIKQEGKHDLFSLVKDTKLGLFENYVLVFHPYYMEVTYPEGLKKITIKNGKEIQINPNEKKTTIPVVPGIHIIKAFFETDYLSFTHSFQLDVSEVDANRIYKKYLKVGSVDIMPVWSDVTYYINGKEVKAEVGNNALTLNPIPLDGSVSIYYSKEFPWGTFQTEEFIISEGKPYHEWKTFAGIDPVNDTVAIQINESLIKFLNSWEEAIENHDLNIVKNITEEFNSNIEIFFNSIKRLNWKLVNFEIKNNPPQIFSNAKGKYSAVVSVKESYFSEREGITYYIDLSYVLRYDPDQNEWAIHERVEFQN; from the coding sequence ATGAAGATTAGTACATATATAAATAGCCCGAAAATAAAGACAAGCATAATTTTAGCAATAATACTCTGTTCTTTCTTTTTATTTACTTCCTTTAATGATGGAAAAGAAGAAACAATTTCCAAGTTTGAAGAAGCAATAAAAAATGAGAATGTAAAGGCCTTAAATGACTTGCTTTTTTCGAGTGAAAAAGATCTCTCTATAAATGAGGGAACAACAAAAGAAATTTTACAATATATAAAAGATAATAGTTTACAAGATGAAATAATTTCGGCCATTAAACAAGAAGGCAAGCATGATTTATTTTCATTAGTTAAAGATACTAAATTAGGCCTCTTTGAAAACTATGTTCTAGTTTTTCACCCTTACTATATGGAAGTAACCTACCCGGAAGGTCTAAAGAAAATAACGATTAAGAATGGAAAGGAAATTCAAATTAATCCAAATGAGAAAAAAACAACTATTCCTGTTGTGCCTGGAATTCATATTATTAAAGCGTTCTTTGAGACAGATTATTTATCGTTTACACACTCTTTCCAACTGGATGTATCAGAAGTTGATGCAAACAGAATATATAAAAAGTATTTAAAAGTAGGTAGTGTTGATATAATGCCAGTTTGGTCGGATGTCACCTATTACATAAACGGAAAAGAAGTGAAAGCCGAAGTGGGAAACAATGCGTTAACGCTTAATCCTATTCCGCTAGATGGTTCTGTTTCGATTTATTATAGTAAAGAATTTCCTTGGGGAACTTTTCAAACAGAAGAGTTTATCATTTCAGAAGGAAAGCCATACCATGAGTGGAAAACTTTTGCTGGCATAGACCCAGTTAATGACACAGTAGCTATACAAATTAATGAATCGCTTATAAAATTTTTAAACAGTTGGGAAGAGGCGATAGAAAATCATGACTTAAACATAGTTAAAAATATAACAGAGGAGTTTAATAGTAATATTGAAATCTTCTTTAACTCTATTAAGCGATTAAATTGGAAGTTAGTAAATTTCGAAATAAAAAACAATCCTCCACAAATTTTTTCTAACGCTAAAGGAAAATATAGTGCTGTCGTCAGTGTCAAAGAGAGCTACTTTTCTGAAAGAGAAGGAATCACCTATTATATCGACTTATCTTATGTCCTTCGCTATGACCCAGATCAAAACGAATGGGCTATACATGAACGAGTTGAGTTTCAAAATTAG
- a CDS encoding sulfurtransferase TusA family protein encodes MEATKVLDAKGLACPMPIVKTKKAIEELNTGEILEIHATDKGAKNDLTAWTKSGGHELVKDTEEDGVLKFWVKKG; translated from the coding sequence ATGGAAGCAACAAAAGTGTTAGATGCAAAAGGCTTAGCATGTCCAATGCCAATCGTAAAAACGAAGAAAGCAATTGAAGAACTAAATACAGGTGAAATTTTAGAAATTCATGCAACAGATAAAGGTGCAAAGAATGACTTAACAGCTTGGACAAAATCTGGCGGCCATGAATTAGTAAAGGATACTGAAGAAGATGGCGTTCTAAAGTTTTGGGTAAAAAAAGGATAA
- a CDS encoding nuclease-related domain-containing protein, translated as MAKVIKSSSQLINDYQSLRKRNFFWLIVLIGSIITFPFIQFTGLTIFIAIIMLMVRNKQTQIMKAGVKGEKAATKVFKKLSDDYTVFHDLTVTYNGKQSQIDHVIVGPTGIFIVETKNINGKITMSNVENKWLIMKTGRKGGVYSKTMYNPVKQVGTHVYRLSNMLRDNNVHAWVQGIVYFSNEDSIVSIEGLEEIDIPIFSARNKGSNNLLKYIKMNRTEISKAKQVNAINVLKKVIS; from the coding sequence ATGGCAAAAGTTATTAAATCATCTAGCCAACTTATTAATGACTATCAAAGCCTAAGGAAAAGAAATTTCTTTTGGCTAATCGTTCTTATTGGATCTATTATTACTTTTCCGTTTATCCAATTTACTGGTTTAACAATATTTATTGCAATTATTATGCTAATGGTTCGCAATAAACAAACTCAAATTATGAAAGCTGGCGTTAAAGGGGAAAAAGCCGCAACAAAGGTTTTCAAGAAATTATCCGATGACTACACTGTTTTTCATGATCTTACTGTTACCTATAATGGAAAGCAAAGTCAGATTGATCACGTCATCGTAGGACCGACAGGAATATTTATTGTCGAAACGAAAAATATCAATGGAAAAATTACTATGTCAAATGTTGAAAATAAATGGCTTATTATGAAAACTGGTAGAAAAGGTGGAGTTTATTCAAAAACGATGTACAATCCTGTCAAGCAAGTAGGTACACATGTATATCGCCTTTCAAATATGTTACGAGATAATAACGTTCATGCTTGGGTGCAAGGAATTGTTTATTTTTCCAATGAGGATTCCATCGTTTCAATTGAAGGACTTGAAGAAATAGATATTCCTATCTTTAGCGCGAGGAATAAAGGGTCTAATAATCTATTAAAGTATATTAAAATGAATAGAACTGAAATTAGTAAGGCGAAACAAGTAAATGCGATAAACGTATTAAAGAAAGTAATCTCATAA
- a CDS encoding metal-sensitive transcriptional regulator: MEYNAQIQNRVKRAEGQLRGILKMMADEKDCKDVVTQLSAIRTAIDRTIGIVVSTNLEQCVRDQVANGKETSGLVEEAVQLLVKAR, translated from the coding sequence ATGGAGTACAATGCTCAAATTCAAAATCGAGTGAAAAGAGCAGAAGGGCAATTAAGAGGTATCTTGAAAATGATGGCCGACGAAAAAGATTGTAAAGATGTCGTTACGCAATTGTCAGCAATTCGTACAGCAATTGACCGTACAATTGGTATTGTCGTAAGTACTAACCTAGAACAATGTGTTAGAGATCAAGTTGCAAATGGAAAAGAAACTTCTGGATTAGTAGAAGAAGCAGTTCAATTATTAGTAAAAGCAAGATAA
- a CDS encoding sulfurtransferase TusA family protein produces the protein MNANKVLDAKGLACPMPIVKTKKAIEELNTGEILEIHATDKGAKNDLSAWAKSGGHELVKDTEEDGVLKFWIIKG, from the coding sequence ATGAATGCAAATAAAGTATTAGACGCAAAAGGTTTAGCATGTCCAATGCCGATCGTTAAAACGAAAAAAGCAATCGAGGAATTAAACACAGGTGAGATTCTAGAAATCCATGCAACTGACAAAGGTGCTAAAAATGACTTATCAGCTTGGGCTAAATCTGGTGGACATGAACTTGTAAAAGATACTGAAGAAGATGGCGTATTAAAGTTCTGGATTATCAAAGGATAA
- a CDS encoding DsrE/DsrF/DrsH-like family protein has protein sequence MAEKKKTTIVLFSGDYDKVMAAYIIANGAAAYDHEVTIFHTFWGLNALRKDEPITVKKGFLEKMFGKMMPKGAEKMAISNMNMAGMGPKMIKKVMKKHNVMPVSELIDMAKMQDVKLVACQMTVDLLGFDQSEIMDGVEFAGVAAYLADAEDGNVNLFI, from the coding sequence ATGGCTGAAAAGAAAAAAACAACGATAGTTTTATTTAGTGGTGATTACGACAAAGTAATGGCAGCTTACATTATTGCAAATGGTGCTGCAGCATACGATCATGAGGTAACAATTTTCCATACATTCTGGGGACTAAATGCACTGCGTAAAGATGAACCAATTACAGTGAAAAAAGGATTCTTAGAAAAGATGTTTGGTAAAATGATGCCTAAAGGTGCAGAAAAAATGGCAATCTCTAACATGAACATGGCTGGAATGGGACCAAAAATGATTAAGAAAGTAATGAAAAAACATAATGTAATGCCTGTATCTGAATTAATAGATATGGCAAAAATGCAAGATGTAAAACTAGTAGCATGTCAAATGACTGTAGACTTACTAGGATTTGACCAATCAGAGATTATGGACGGCGTTGAATTCGCTGGTGTAGCTGCTTATTTAGCGGATGCAGAAGACGGTAACGTAAACTTATTTATCTAA
- a CDS encoding SulP family inorganic anion transporter encodes MLKKFIPAFGWLKNYQKQDLKGDFSAGLIVAIMLIPQGMAYAMLAGLPPVIGLYASTIPLIIYALFGSSRQLAVGPVAMVSLLVFTGVSALADPGTEEFVSLALLLALMVGVIQLAMGLFRLGFLVNFLSHAVISGFTSGAALIIGLSQLKHLLGIDIPRGSVFLTLSEAAKNITDTNVLTLLIGITSIAILLFFKMKMKKFPAPLVVVVGGTLLVSFLNLKDQGVKIVGEVPMGLPQFSLPAMSLEAIMALLPIALTISFVGFMESIAVAKAIASKEKYKVNSNQELNGLGLANIIGSFFSAYPVTGGFSRSAVNYQAGARTGLATIITAVIVIISLMFFTPLFYYLPKAVLAAIIMVAVFGLIDVKEAIHLFKVKKADGWTLLITFIATLTLGIEQGILVGVAVSLLLFIWRSAYPHTAELGYLEKENVYKNIKNYPHAKTYEGILIYRLDASLYFANMAFFEEKLRTAINEKKSVKKVLLDFTAVNSIDAVAIHELEELVHQYEDAGIEFFIAGMKRPVHEVVERAGWTKKYGDKISFISVKQAIEAIR; translated from the coding sequence GTGCTAAAAAAATTCATACCAGCATTTGGCTGGCTAAAAAATTATCAAAAGCAAGATCTTAAAGGAGATTTCTCAGCTGGATTAATCGTTGCTATTATGTTAATACCACAAGGGATGGCATACGCAATGCTTGCGGGATTACCACCAGTAATCGGTTTATACGCTTCAACAATTCCTCTAATCATTTACGCATTGTTTGGATCCTCAAGACAATTAGCAGTTGGTCCTGTAGCAATGGTTTCTTTACTCGTATTTACAGGTGTATCAGCATTAGCAGACCCAGGTACAGAAGAATTTGTTTCCTTAGCTCTGTTACTGGCATTAATGGTCGGAGTCATCCAACTAGCAATGGGATTGTTTCGCCTCGGCTTTTTAGTTAACTTTTTATCACATGCAGTAATTAGTGGGTTTACTTCAGGAGCTGCATTAATTATTGGCTTAAGTCAGTTAAAACATTTACTAGGAATAGACATTCCGCGAGGTTCCGTCTTTTTGACGTTAAGTGAAGCTGCTAAAAATATTACAGACACAAATGTGCTTACATTACTTATTGGTATCACAAGTATTGCAATCTTATTATTCTTTAAAATGAAAATGAAAAAGTTTCCTGCACCGTTAGTTGTAGTTGTTGGAGGAACTTTACTTGTCAGCTTTCTGAACTTGAAAGATCAAGGAGTAAAAATAGTTGGAGAAGTACCAATGGGGTTACCGCAATTTTCCTTACCAGCTATGAGTCTTGAAGCGATTATGGCGTTATTACCGATAGCTTTAACGATTTCATTTGTCGGATTTATGGAATCTATCGCGGTGGCAAAAGCAATTGCATCAAAAGAGAAATATAAAGTTAACTCAAATCAAGAACTAAACGGTCTAGGATTAGCGAATATTATTGGTTCATTTTTCTCAGCTTATCCTGTCACAGGTGGTTTCTCTCGTTCAGCAGTAAATTACCAAGCAGGAGCGAGAACGGGGCTTGCAACAATTATTACAGCAGTAATTGTAATTATTTCTTTAATGTTCTTTACACCGTTATTTTATTACTTACCGAAGGCAGTATTAGCTGCAATTATTATGGTTGCGGTATTTGGACTAATTGATGTGAAAGAAGCAATACATTTATTTAAAGTGAAAAAAGCAGATGGCTGGACATTGTTAATTACATTCATCGCAACACTTACACTCGGGATTGAGCAAGGAATTTTAGTTGGTGTTGCAGTATCTTTACTTTTATTCATTTGGAGAAGTGCATATCCTCATACCGCAGAACTTGGATATCTTGAAAAAGAAAATGTTTATAAAAATATTAAAAACTATCCACATGCGAAAACGTATGAAGGCATTTTAATTTATCGACTTGATGCATCACTTTATTTCGCTAATATGGCGTTCTTTGAAGAGAAATTACGAACTGCAATTAATGAGAAGAAATCTGTAAAGAAAGTTCTATTAGACTTTACAGCAGTTAACTCGATTGATGCAGTAGCCATTCATGAACTTGAAGAGTTAGTACATCAATATGAAGATGCAGGCATTGAATTCTTTATTGCCGGAATGAAACGCCCAGTTCATGAAGTTGTTGAAAGAGCTGGTTGGACGAAAAAGTATGGCGATAAAATTAGCTTTATTAGTGTAAAACAAGCAATTGAGGCAATTCGCTAA
- a CDS encoding ATP synthase beta subunit C-terminal domain-containing protein: protein MDDIKLNVALLKRKVPNITSAAKAVGLRPATVSNLTTGKIPIERAEVKTLVALAELADCSLDELIIRGQGGEIIETGIKLIDVFAPIVKGGTVGFVARPAMGQLVVLGEIFHRMRQDKFVTVWVKPKEASLGVEDVENEAEYVCKSLDEAYDYIKNIGKKKEVLLGADRTTVLTGEIYSFQEKLQASNLQPITTFLVDPRGDAVDEEEPYGPLDTLLQFDAELVSRRIYPAINPVLSTSIALEGAHVDKIHMDTQQKAKKLLRRYRELRFLINAFGMEKLSEQDKKTFYRGVRLEAYLTQPFFIAEPITNQKGEVTPLQSALQDLNNIMNGNLDNADPNELLYIGQLK, encoded by the coding sequence ATGGATGATATTAAATTAAATGTTGCTTTATTAAAGCGAAAAGTGCCTAATATTACATCTGCAGCGAAAGCAGTTGGACTTCGCCCAGCGACGGTTTCCAACCTTACTACTGGAAAAATACCAATCGAACGAGCTGAAGTGAAAACATTAGTAGCTCTTGCAGAACTTGCGGATTGTAGTTTAGATGAATTAATAATTCGCGGGCAAGGTGGAGAAATAATCGAAACTGGAATTAAATTAATCGATGTTTTTGCACCAATTGTTAAGGGAGGAACGGTAGGCTTTGTAGCGCGTCCTGCTATGGGACAACTAGTAGTACTTGGCGAAATTTTTCATCGAATGAGACAAGATAAATTTGTAACAGTATGGGTGAAGCCAAAGGAAGCCAGCCTTGGTGTGGAAGATGTAGAAAATGAAGCGGAATATGTATGTAAATCATTAGATGAAGCGTATGATTACATTAAAAATATTGGTAAGAAAAAAGAAGTGTTATTAGGGGCAGACCGTACTACTGTTTTAACAGGAGAGATATATTCTTTTCAAGAAAAGTTACAAGCGAGCAACTTGCAGCCCATTACTACATTTCTTGTAGATCCACGTGGAGATGCAGTTGATGAAGAGGAACCTTATGGACCTTTAGATACATTATTACAATTTGATGCTGAATTAGTTTCGCGGAGGATTTATCCTGCAATTAATCCCGTTCTTTCTACTTCCATTGCTTTAGAAGGTGCGCATGTCGATAAAATACATATGGACACACAGCAAAAAGCAAAAAAGCTACTACGCCGTTATCGTGAGCTGCGCTTTCTCATTAATGCTTTTGGAATGGAAAAGCTATCAGAGCAAGATAAAAAGACTTTTTATAGAGGAGTGCGTTTAGAAGCGTACTTAACACAACCGTTTTTTATTGCAGAACCAATTACAAATCAAAAAGGGGAAGTAACTCCCTTGCAAAGTGCGTTACAGGACTT
- a CDS encoding sulfurtransferase TusA family protein, whose product MDEIKVNVVVDAKGLACPMPIVKTKKAMNDLEPGKVMLVEATDKGSVADIKAWSENGGHEYIGTVEEDGILKHYLRKGNSEEKEEKKFDRTIDNDAIKAKIEASENITIVDVREQAEYAFNHITGAISIPFGELEERLSELNKDDEIYVVCRTGNRSDLAAQKLAENGFANVSNVLPGMAKWEGPTEKSL is encoded by the coding sequence ATGGATGAAATTAAAGTGAATGTAGTTGTTGATGCGAAAGGTTTAGCATGTCCAATGCCAATCGTTAAAACAAAGAAGGCAATGAATGATTTAGAACCGGGAAAAGTAATGTTAGTAGAAGCTACAGACAAAGGTTCTGTAGCAGATATTAAAGCTTGGTCTGAAAATGGAGGACATGAATATATCGGTACAGTCGAAGAAGACGGTATTTTAAAACATTATTTACGCAAAGGTAACAGTGAAGAAAAAGAAGAAAAGAAATTTGATCGCACCATCGATAACGATGCTATAAAAGCAAAAATTGAAGCAAGCGAAAATATCACAATTGTTGATGTTCGTGAGCAAGCAGAATATGCGTTCAATCATATTACAGGAGCGATTTCTATTCCTTTTGGTGAGTTAGAAGAAAGACTAAGTGAATTAAATAAAGATGATGAAATTTATGTTGTATGCCGAACTGGCAATAGAAGTGATTTAGCAGCACAAAAGTTAGCTGAAAATGGATTTGCGAATGTTTCAAATGTCCTTCCAGGCATGGCTAAATGGGAAGGTCCAACAGAAAAGTCATTATAA
- a CDS encoding proline dehydrogenase family protein, whose amino-acid sequence MEQLMRNFFLFLSKNKFFTALAKRYGLRFGAGRFVAGNMIEEAVDSIKKLNEKGFAVTVDHLGEFVNHIDEANAMADECIHAIEGIAKHKLNSQLSLKMTSMGLDISDELVLKNMRRILDVAKKYDMFVTIDMEDEPRCQKTLDILRELRKDYDNVGTVIQAYLYRAEQDVRDLNEFKPNLRLVKGAYKEPAEVAFPEKADVDENFKKIISIHMLNGNYTAVATHDDQIIDWTKQFVKDNNIPNDQFEFQMLYGIRVEKQEELLRDGYKMRVYVPYGKDWYGYFMRRLAERPANVLFVLKGVFKG is encoded by the coding sequence ATGGAACAATTAATGAGAAATTTCTTTCTGTTTTTATCTAAAAACAAATTTTTTACGGCATTAGCAAAAAGGTACGGACTTCGCTTCGGGGCTGGACGTTTCGTAGCAGGTAATATGATTGAAGAGGCTGTAGATTCAATTAAAAAGTTAAACGAAAAAGGCTTCGCGGTGACAGTTGATCACTTAGGAGAATTCGTTAACCATATAGATGAAGCAAACGCAATGGCTGATGAGTGTATTCATGCGATCGAAGGTATTGCCAAGCACAAATTAAACTCACAGCTTTCTTTAAAAATGACGTCAATGGGATTAGACATTAGTGATGAGCTTGTACTTAAAAATATGAGACGCATTTTAGATGTTGCAAAAAAATACGACATGTTCGTTACTATTGATATGGAAGATGAGCCTCGTTGTCAAAAAACGCTCGACATCTTACGTGAACTACGTAAAGATTACGATAATGTTGGTACAGTAATTCAAGCTTATCTTTACCGTGCGGAACAAGATGTAAGAGATTTAAATGAATTTAAACCTAACTTACGATTAGTAAAAGGTGCTTATAAAGAGCCAGCTGAAGTAGCATTTCCTGAAAAGGCAGACGTAGATGAAAACTTTAAGAAGATTATTAGCATTCATATGTTAAATGGTAACTACACAGCAGTCGCAACACATGATGATCAAATAATTGATTGGACAAAGCAGTTTGTAAAAGATAACAACATTCCAAATGACCAATTTGAATTCCAAATGCTGTACGGTATTCGTGTTGAGAAACAGGAAGAGCTATTACGTGATGGTTATAAAATGCGTGTTTATGTACCTTACGGAAAAGACTGGTACGGTTATTTCATGCGTCGTTTAGCTGAACGACCTGCAAATGTGTTGTTTGTTTTAAAAGGTGTATTTAAAGGTTAA
- a CDS encoding carbonic anhydrase, translating to MSLGNLFVHRNVANQVSQDDESFATGLYYALVHLKVKKVIIKGHTNCGGVAAAWDNNDEEELVHWLSKVKESFAKKEGNEHLTSEELSKLNVLKQVENVKNHPIYKKYGQGVDVVGYLFHLESGELEELVS from the coding sequence ATGTCATTAGGAAACTTATTCGTTCATCGTAACGTTGCTAATCAAGTTTCGCAAGATGATGAAAGTTTTGCAACTGGTCTTTATTATGCACTTGTTCATTTAAAAGTGAAAAAAGTAATCATTAAAGGGCATACGAATTGTGGCGGTGTAGCGGCAGCTTGGGATAACAATGATGAAGAAGAATTAGTTCATTGGTTAAGTAAAGTTAAAGAAAGTTTTGCAAAAAAAGAAGGCAACGAACATCTCACTTCTGAAGAGCTTTCAAAACTGAATGTTTTAAAGCAAGTGGAGAATGTTAAAAATCATCCAATTTACAAAAAGTATGGACAAGGTGTAGATGTAGTTGGCTACCTTTTCCATTTAGAGTCAGGTGAATTGGAAGAACTGGTAAGCTAG
- a CDS encoding MBL fold metallo-hydrolase — MTIKPMTAKEVTKKVINKDELFILDVRNEGDFKDWKIEGENFNYYNIPYFELLDGVEGIMDKIPADKEILVVCAKEGSSMMVADMLAEKGLNVSYLEGGMKAWSEHLEPIKVGDLKDGGELFQFVRIGKGCLSYMVVSNGEAAIIDSTRMADVYVNFAESKGLKVTHVFDTHLHADHISGGRIIAEKTGATYWLPPKDATDVVFEYEPLEDGNDVTIGNTTINIHALYSPGHTIGSTSFVIDESYLLSGDILFIDSIGRPDLAGKAEDWVADLRESLYKRYRALSEELIVLPAHFMIIDELNEDGTVAEKLGTLFAKNHGLNIEDENEFRKMVTENLPPQPNAYQEIRETNMGKINPDTEKQREMEIGPNRCAVR, encoded by the coding sequence ATGACTATTAAACCAATGACTGCAAAAGAAGTAACGAAAAAGGTAATTAACAAAGACGAATTATTCATTTTAGATGTACGTAATGAAGGTGATTTTAAAGACTGGAAAATTGAAGGGGAAAACTTTAACTACTACAACATTCCATATTTTGAATTACTTGATGGTGTCGAAGGTATTATGGATAAAATTCCAGCTGACAAAGAAATTTTAGTTGTATGTGCAAAAGAAGGGTCATCAATGATGGTTGCAGATATGTTAGCAGAAAAAGGCTTAAATGTTTCTTATTTAGAGGGTGGAATGAAGGCATGGAGTGAACATTTAGAACCAATTAAAGTGGGTGACTTAAAGGACGGTGGCGAGTTATTCCAATTCGTACGTATCGGTAAAGGTTGCTTATCTTATATGGTCGTTTCAAATGGGGAAGCTGCAATTATTGACTCTACTCGTATGGCTGATGTTTATGTAAACTTTGCAGAAAGCAAAGGATTAAAAGTGACGCACGTATTTGATACTCACTTACACGCTGATCACATCTCAGGTGGACGTATCATTGCAGAAAAAACAGGTGCAACATATTGGTTACCACCGAAGGATGCAACAGATGTTGTATTTGAATATGAACCATTAGAAGATGGTAACGATGTAACAATAGGGAACACTACGATTAATATTCATGCACTATACTCACCAGGTCACACAATTGGATCAACATCATTTGTAATCGATGAAAGTTATTTATTATCTGGAGACATTTTATTTATCGATTCAATCGGTCGCCCTGATTTAGCAGGAAAAGCAGAAGACTGGGTAGCGGACTTACGTGAATCATTATACAAACGCTACCGTGCACTTTCAGAAGAACTAATCGTACTGCCAGCACATTTCATGATTATTGACGAGTTAAATGAAGATGGAACTGTTGCAGAAAAGTTAGGAACATTATTTGCGAAAAACCACGGATTAAATATTGAAGATGAGAATGAGTTCAGAAAAATGGTAACAGAAAACTTACCACCACAACCAAATGCTTATCAAGAAATTCGCGAAACGAATATGGGGAAAATTAACCCAGACACAGAAAAACAACGTGAAATGGAAATCGGACCAAACCGTTGTGCGGTACGTTAA
- a CDS encoding spore coat protein yields the protein MNDRDYINDVLATEKYMTSSYSIALNEASHDQLYQDLSTICNETQQCQRDLYNMMFKKGWYGVEAEQTQKLQQTQQQFSGYSSQFPYNNNSNMPMQ from the coding sequence ATGAATGACCGTGATTATATTAATGATGTTTTAGCAACTGAAAAGTATATGACTTCAAGCTATAGTATCGCGTTAAATGAAGCTAGTCATGATCAGCTTTATCAAGACCTATCAACTATTTGTAATGAAACGCAACAATGTCAACGTGACTTATATAATATGATGTTTAAGAAGGGATGGTACGGAGTAGAAGCGGAGCAAACACAAAAGTTACAGCAAACGCAACAGCAGTTCTCCGGCTATTCAAGCCAGTTCCCTTACAATAATAACAGCAACATGCCAATGCAATAA
- a CDS encoding rhodanese-like domain-containing protein → MKEMTAKEVEVALKKGKKLNLIDVREVDEIAAGKIPGVTNIPLHLIEFRMNELDKSKEYIMVCRSGGRSGQATMFLKNQGFNVINMTGGMLAWEGSVE, encoded by the coding sequence ATGAAAGAAATGACAGCAAAAGAAGTAGAAGTAGCATTAAAAAAAGGTAAGAAACTAAACCTTATTGATGTTCGTGAAGTTGATGAAATTGCAGCAGGTAAAATTCCTGGTGTCACAAATATTCCATTACACTTAATTGAATTTCGTATGAATGAACTAGATAAATCAAAAGAATATATTATGGTATGTCGTTCAGGCGGTAGAAGTGGTCAAGCAACTATGTTTTTGAAGAACCAAGGCTTTAACGTAATTAACATGACAGGCGGAATGCTTGCTTGGGAAGGATCAGTTGAGTAA